From Cyclobacteriaceae bacterium, a single genomic window includes:
- a CDS encoding helix-turn-helix domain-containing protein, translated as MKHISILVTRGATAVSCIEGSFIAFNKANDFLVSLGKAPMFEVQLVGIDQSPQVYDRLFSITPERSITNVKKTDMIIIPAVNGDMEKVIDMNKEFFPWINKQYKDGAEVASLCVGTFLLASTGLLSGKKCATHWMATNDFRKMFPDVTLISEKIITDEHGIYTSGGANSFWNLIIYLIEKHAGREVAILCAKMYEIEIDRGSQSPFSIFMGQKEHDDEPVRKAQEFIENNFQDKITVDALANMFAVGRRSLERRFKKATCNTVSEYIQRVKMEAAKKSFETSRKNINEIMDTVGYSDTKAFRTIFKRTTGLSPVEYRNKYNKEMLMSA; from the coding sequence ATGAAACACATTTCAATTCTGGTTACACGCGGAGCAACAGCAGTAAGCTGTATTGAAGGATCCTTTATTGCTTTCAACAAGGCCAATGACTTTTTAGTAAGCCTCGGAAAAGCACCCATGTTCGAAGTTCAATTGGTGGGAATAGATCAGTCACCGCAGGTATATGATCGGTTGTTCTCCATTACTCCGGAGAGAAGCATCACCAATGTAAAGAAGACTGACATGATCATCATCCCCGCAGTAAACGGAGACATGGAGAAAGTCATTGATATGAACAAAGAATTTTTCCCCTGGATCAACAAGCAATACAAAGATGGGGCAGAGGTTGCAAGTCTTTGTGTAGGAACCTTCCTGCTTGCGTCTACCGGACTACTGAGTGGAAAGAAATGCGCTACACACTGGATGGCTACCAACGACTTCAGAAAGATGTTCCCGGATGTGACATTGATATCTGAGAAGATCATTACTGATGAGCATGGCATTTATACCAGCGGCGGCGCAAATTCATTCTGGAACCTGATCATCTACCTCATCGAAAAGCATGCAGGAAGGGAAGTAGCGATCCTTTGTGCTAAGATGTATGAGATCGAAATAGACCGGGGCAGTCAATCTCCTTTTTCAATCTTCATGGGACAAAAAGAACATGATGATGAACCGGTAAGAAAGGCTCAGGAGTTTATTGAGAACAACTTTCAGGACAAGATCACAGTGGATGCCCTGGCCAATATGTTTGCTGTAGGTCGTAGAAGCCTGGAACGACGTTTCAAGAAAGCAACCTGCAACACCGTTTCGGAATACATTCAAAGAGTAAAGATGGAAGCTGCAAAGAAGAGCTTTGAAACCAGCAGAAAGAATATCAACGAGATCATGGACACGGTAGGATATTCAGATACAAAAGCATTCCGCACGATCTTTAAAAGAACCACAGGGTTGTCACCGGTAGAATACAGAAACAAGTATAATAAGGAAATGCTGATGAGCGCTTAG
- a CDS encoding VOC family protein, with protein MSQINAYLTFNGNCREAMTFYKECLGGELTLQPVEGSPMENQFPPSARNTILHASLVNGELVLLGSDVSGSAGVITGNSISLSLNCGSEKEIKTYFKKLSSEGQVVHPLHDFFAGMMGTVTDKFGRDWLLYFEKQTI; from the coding sequence ATGTCTCAGATCAATGCTTATCTAACTTTCAATGGAAATTGTCGCGAGGCAATGACCTTTTATAAGGAATGTCTGGGAGGTGAGCTGACTCTTCAACCGGTAGAGGGTTCACCGATGGAAAATCAATTTCCTCCATCGGCAAGAAATACGATCTTGCATGCGAGTCTGGTCAATGGAGAACTTGTGTTGTTGGGATCGGATGTCTCCGGATCGGCTGGAGTCATTACCGGGAATTCAATTTCATTGTCGCTTAATTGCGGGAGTGAAAAAGAAATAAAAACATACTTTAAAAAGCTTTCTTCAGAAGGACAAGTCGTTCATCCTCTCCATGATTTCTTTGCAGGAATGATGGGAACCGTTACCGACAAGTTTGGAAGAGACTGGCTGTTGTATTTTGAAAAACAAACTATCTAA
- a CDS encoding SRPBCC family protein encodes MTIIIWIISVIAIIIGLFLLIALFIRKEYAIEKDIIISRPLSDVFAYVRLIKNQDQYNKWWQLDMNSKREYTGTDGQVGFIAAWNSTNNQAGEGAQEITSIKEGESIDCEIRFVRPFAGVSQTTMTTTPLDAQHTKVKWTFNGSSKYPMNAMFAMLKLDQVLGKDLALSLENLKKKLEN; translated from the coding sequence ATGACCATTATAATCTGGATTATTTCTGTGATAGCCATCATCATAGGCCTGTTTCTCCTGATCGCGCTCTTTATCAGGAAGGAATACGCTATTGAAAAGGATATCATTATCTCAAGACCGCTATCAGATGTATTTGCTTATGTACGCCTGATTAAAAATCAGGATCAGTATAATAAGTGGTGGCAGCTCGATATGAATTCAAAAAGAGAGTACACTGGGACTGATGGTCAGGTAGGCTTTATCGCAGCCTGGAACAGTACCAATAATCAGGCAGGTGAAGGAGCTCAGGAGATTACCAGCATTAAGGAAGGCGAATCCATTGATTGCGAGATACGATTCGTCAGACCGTTTGCAGGAGTCTCTCAAACAACAATGACCACCACTCCCCTGGATGCTCAGCATACAAAAGTAAAATGGACATTTAATGGAAGCAGCAAGTATCCCATGAATGCAATGTTTGCTATGTTGAAACTTGATCAGGTACTGGGAAAGGATCTGGCATTGAGTCTTGAAAATCTCAAGAAGAAACTTGAGAACTAG
- a CDS encoding ABC transporter ATP-binding protein gives MPLLKVSGISKKSDDGFVLSDIDFSQERFYKIAIAGETGSGKTTLLKIISGLVQPDNGEVLFDDQHVNGPEEQLVPGHSEIAYLSQQYDMPRSLRVEQALGYSNELAGEDAHLVYELCQITEFLKRRTEELSGGERQRVALARALVRSPKLLLLDEPFSNLDITHKNILKEVIYDIGDQLKITSILVSHDPLDTLSWADEILVMKNGRIIQKGIPAQIYNQPVDRYTAGLFGKFNLLPVDKFGDSLSLPSNIVKKNIFLRPEKIRVMPAENNSMSGTVTGVHYFGSHYEVEMAIADTLVTVRSMDSHFQEGARVSISISDKEVWFLD, from the coding sequence ATGCCTTTATTGAAAGTTTCAGGAATCAGTAAGAAAAGCGATGATGGCTTTGTGCTCTCCGATATTGATTTCTCTCAGGAGCGTTTCTACAAAATCGCCATTGCTGGAGAAACCGGTTCAGGAAAAACGACGCTACTAAAAATCATTTCAGGACTTGTACAACCGGATAATGGAGAGGTTCTCTTTGACGACCAGCACGTAAATGGACCCGAAGAACAATTAGTGCCAGGACATTCTGAGATTGCCTATCTGTCACAACAGTATGACATGCCCAGGTCGTTAAGGGTAGAGCAGGCACTGGGTTATTCAAACGAACTTGCAGGTGAGGATGCCCATCTGGTTTATGAACTATGTCAGATCACAGAATTTCTTAAGCGTAGAACAGAAGAGCTCTCCGGAGGTGAACGGCAGCGTGTTGCTTTAGCAAGAGCATTGGTGCGATCACCAAAACTTTTATTACTGGATGAACCGTTCTCCAATCTTGATATAACCCATAAGAATATTTTAAAAGAGGTGATTTATGATATTGGTGATCAGTTAAAGATCACCAGCATTCTCGTTTCTCATGATCCGCTGGATACTCTTTCATGGGCAGATGAAATCCTTGTCATGAAGAATGGAAGAATAATTCAGAAGGGGATACCTGCTCAGATATATAATCAACCAGTTGATCGATATACAGCAGGACTCTTTGGAAAATTTAATCTTCTGCCGGTCGATAAGTTCGGTGACAGTCTAAGCTTGCCTTCAAACATTGTGAAGAAGAATATTTTCCTGCGACCAGAAAAGATAAGAGTGATGCCAGCCGAAAATAATTCCATGTCCGGAACGGTTACAGGGGTCCATTATTTCGGAAGTCACTATGAAGTTGAGATGGCAATAGCGGATACTTTGGTAACAGTCCGATCTATGGATAGCCATTTTCAGGAAGGAGCACGGGTGAGCATCTCTATTTCTGACAAGGAAGTCTGGTTCCTGGATTAA
- a CDS encoding ABC-F family ATP-binding cassette domain-containing protein: MISVDAVTVEFNGSALFSNISFNINDNDRIALMGKNGAGKSTLLKIIAGYSKPTRGKVSAPKDAIIAYLPQHLLTEDNATVFEEASKAFGKILDMKKQMDHLNHQLETRTDYESDDYAKIIEQVSELSEKYYSVEEINFDAEVEKTLMGLGFLRSDFSRPTKEFSGGWRMRIELAKILLQKPDLVLLDEPTNHMDIDSIQWLEDFLINNAKAVIVISHDKTFVDNITNRTIEVTMGRIYDYKAKYTHYLQLRKERREQQQKQFEDQRKQIADIQEFIDRFKGTYSKTLQVQSRVKTLEKIEIIEVDEVDSSALNLKFPPAPRSGNYPVIIEGMTKKYGDHTVLKDVSLTISRGERIAFIGKNGEGKSTLVKAIMSEIEFEGKVQLGHGSLIGYFAQNQASLLDESLTVFQTIDQIAVGDIRTKIKDILGAFMFSGESIDKKVKMLSGGEKTRLAMIKLLLQPVNLLILDEPTNHLDIKTKDILKEALIAFDGTMILVSHDRDFLDGLATKVFEFGNKRVKEHFEDITGFLRNKKIENLREVERKS; the protein is encoded by the coding sequence ATGATTTCTGTAGACGCAGTCACGGTAGAGTTTAACGGTTCAGCTCTTTTCAGCAACATTTCTTTTAATATTAACGACAACGACCGGATTGCCTTAATGGGCAAAAACGGCGCTGGAAAGTCGACCTTGCTGAAGATCATAGCAGGTTATAGCAAACCTACCCGCGGTAAAGTATCGGCTCCTAAGGATGCGATCATTGCCTATCTGCCCCAGCATTTGCTGACAGAGGATAATGCAACGGTTTTTGAAGAAGCCTCCAAGGCTTTTGGGAAGATCCTTGACATGAAAAAGCAGATGGATCATCTCAATCATCAGCTTGAAACCCGTACGGATTATGAATCCGATGATTACGCAAAGATCATTGAACAAGTATCGGAACTAAGTGAAAAATACTATTCTGTAGAAGAAATAAATTTTGATGCAGAAGTAGAGAAGACTCTTATGGGTCTTGGCTTTTTAAGATCTGATTTCAGCAGGCCAACAAAGGAATTCAGTGGTGGATGGCGCATGCGGATTGAGCTGGCGAAGATCCTCCTGCAAAAGCCTGATCTGGTTTTGCTTGATGAGCCTACAAATCATATGGATATTGATTCCATTCAATGGCTGGAAGATTTCCTGATCAACAATGCGAAGGCGGTAATTGTTATCAGTCACGATAAGACATTCGTTGATAACATTACGAACCGTACGATTGAAGTTACCATGGGCCGTATCTACGACTACAAGGCAAAGTATACACACTATCTTCAGCTTCGTAAAGAGCGTCGTGAGCAGCAGCAGAAGCAATTTGAAGATCAGAGAAAGCAGATTGCCGACATTCAGGAATTCATTGATCGTTTTAAAGGAACATATTCTAAAACCCTTCAGGTACAATCCCGTGTGAAGACACTTGAAAAGATCGAGATCATTGAGGTGGATGAAGTGGATTCCTCAGCGTTGAATCTGAAGTTCCCTCCTGCTCCCCGTTCTGGTAATTATCCTGTCATCATTGAAGGGATGACAAAGAAGTATGGTGATCATACAGTTTTAAAGGATGTATCTCTTACGATTTCACGTGGAGAACGAATTGCCTTTATTGGAAAGAACGGTGAGGGTAAATCGACGCTTGTAAAGGCGATCATGAGTGAGATTGAGTTTGAAGGAAAAGTTCAGCTTGGACATGGATCCCTGATCGGATACTTTGCACAGAATCAGGCGTCTCTTCTGGATGAAAGCCTTACCGTATTTCAGACGATCGATCAGATTGCTGTTGGAGATATCAGAACAAAGATCAAGGACATCCTCGGCGCTTTTATGTTCAGTGGTGAATCCATTGACAAAAAAGTGAAGATGCTTTCAGGAGGAGAGAAAACACGTCTCGCGATGATCAAGCTTCTTCTTCAGCCTGTCAACCTTCTTATTCTTGATGAGCCTACCAATCATCTTGACATCAAGACCAAGGATATTCTGAAAGAAGCTTTGATTGCATTCGATGGCACAATGATCCTCGTATCTCACGACCGCGACTTCCTGGATGGCC